One genomic window of Ziziphus jujuba cultivar Dongzao chromosome 4, ASM3175591v1 includes the following:
- the LOC107417100 gene encoding uncharacterized protein LOC107417100 isoform X2 yields the protein MAGIRLPPEESDVSQAQQTRAAPAATDLVSDDDRSVAADSWSIKSEYGSTLDDDQRHADAADALSAGNHRDASDYSSDKDEPDAEAVTSMLGLQSYWDSAYADELANFREHGHAGEVWFGTDVMEIVSSWTKSLCIDISQGHIPNHVDDIKSEPVEDGEKYLSTWSVLDIGTGNGLLLQELAKQGFSDLTGTDYSEGAIDLSRSLAQRDGFANINFLVDDVLDTKLEREFKLVIDKGTLDAIGLHPDGPIKRIMYWDSVSRLVAHGGLLGEGNQWTYPLS from the exons ATGGCCGGAATCCGATTACCGCCAGAGGAATCAGACGTCTCTCAGGCGCAGCAGACACGTGCAGCTCCGGCTGCCACCGATCTGGTCTCCGACGACGACCGCTCCGTCGCCGCCGATTCCTGGTCCATCAAGAGCGAGTACGGTAGCACCCTCGATGATGACCAACGTCATGCTGACGCCGCCGATGCCCTCTCCGCCGGCAACCACCGTGATGCTTCCGATTACAG TTCTGACAAGGATGAACCAGATGCTGAAGCAGTGACATCAATGCTAGGCCTTCAGAGTTATTGGGATTCTGCATATGCTGATGAGCTGGCAAATTTTCGTGAACATGGCCATGCTGGTGAAGTTTG GTTTGGAACTGATGTAATGGAAATTGTTTCTTCCTGGACCAAAAGCTTGTGCATTGATATTTCTCAAGGTCACATTCCAAACCATGTGGATGATATCAAATCGGAGCCTGTTGAAGATGGCGAGAAATATCTTTCTACTTGGAGTGTACTTGACATTGGGACTGGCAATGGTTTGCTACTTCAAGAACTTGCCAAGCAGGg aTTCTCTGATTTAACAGGGACTGATTATAGTGAGGGAGCTATTGACCTTTCTCGAAGCCTTGCTCAGCGTGATGGGTTTGCTAATATTAATTTCTTG GTTGATGATGTACTTGACACGAAGCTGGAACGGGAATTCAAGCTTGTCATAGATAAAGGAACCTTAGATGCCATTGGATTACACCCCGATGGCCCTATTAAAAG GATAATGTATTGGGACTCAGTTTCTAGATTAGTAGCTCATGGTGGATTATTG GGAGAAGGAAACCAGTGGACATATCCGCTTAGTTAG
- the LOC107417100 gene encoding uncharacterized protein LOC107417100 isoform X1: MAGIRLPPEESDVSQAQQTRAAPAATDLVSDDDRSVAADSWSIKSEYGSTLDDDQRHADAADALSAGNHRDASDYSSDKDEPDAEAVTSMLGLQSYWDSAYADELANFREHGHAGEVWFGTDVMEIVSSWTKSLCIDISQGHIPNHVDDIKSEPVEDGEKYLSTWSVLDIGTGNGLLLQELAKQGFSDLTGTDYSEGAIDLSRSLAQRDGFANINFLVDDVLDTKLEREFKLVIDKGTLDAIGLHPDGPIKRIMYWDSVSRLVAHGGLLVITSCNNTKDELVQEVEDFNKRSIGAHQESEQTQKEQEPPFRYIAHVRSYQTFEFGGSVGSRVATVAFLHT, encoded by the exons ATGGCCGGAATCCGATTACCGCCAGAGGAATCAGACGTCTCTCAGGCGCAGCAGACACGTGCAGCTCCGGCTGCCACCGATCTGGTCTCCGACGACGACCGCTCCGTCGCCGCCGATTCCTGGTCCATCAAGAGCGAGTACGGTAGCACCCTCGATGATGACCAACGTCATGCTGACGCCGCCGATGCCCTCTCCGCCGGCAACCACCGTGATGCTTCCGATTACAG TTCTGACAAGGATGAACCAGATGCTGAAGCAGTGACATCAATGCTAGGCCTTCAGAGTTATTGGGATTCTGCATATGCTGATGAGCTGGCAAATTTTCGTGAACATGGCCATGCTGGTGAAGTTTG GTTTGGAACTGATGTAATGGAAATTGTTTCTTCCTGGACCAAAAGCTTGTGCATTGATATTTCTCAAGGTCACATTCCAAACCATGTGGATGATATCAAATCGGAGCCTGTTGAAGATGGCGAGAAATATCTTTCTACTTGGAGTGTACTTGACATTGGGACTGGCAATGGTTTGCTACTTCAAGAACTTGCCAAGCAGGg aTTCTCTGATTTAACAGGGACTGATTATAGTGAGGGAGCTATTGACCTTTCTCGAAGCCTTGCTCAGCGTGATGGGTTTGCTAATATTAATTTCTTG GTTGATGATGTACTTGACACGAAGCTGGAACGGGAATTCAAGCTTGTCATAGATAAAGGAACCTTAGATGCCATTGGATTACACCCCGATGGCCCTATTAAAAG GATAATGTATTGGGACTCAGTTTCTAGATTAGTAGCTCATGGTGGATTATTG GTGATCACATCGTGCAACAATACAAAAGATGAATTGGTGCAAGAAGTGGAAGATTTTAATAAACGAAGTATTGGAGCGCACCAAGAAAGTGAGCAGACCCAAAAGGAGCAAGAACCTCCATTTCGATACATTGCTCATGTTCGGTCTTATCAAACATTCGAGTTTGGTGGTTCTGTAGGTTCACGCGTTGCCACTGTAGCTTTTCTGCATACCTAA
- the LOC107417111 gene encoding LOW QUALITY PROTEIN: DNA ligase 1 (The sequence of the model RefSeq protein was modified relative to this genomic sequence to represent the inferred CDS: inserted 1 base in 1 codon; deleted 1 base in 1 codon; substituted 2 bases at 2 genomic stop codons) has protein sequence MYKIQKIQKIGAKIKPSMSSGRCATSLPTLPLNMSSRPTAFEALMAGARAATKMKTQSSDPKKRKAVDSNPPPKPDSPPNSVGSREAGAAAPAAKRACFRWALRSSGSVEEEEEEEEEEEEEERRGVSELKSKITELKKKAWDFKPESVASCWKHRQSESERVPFLFLSLAFDLIANETRRIVITDIVCNMLRTVRHTTTTTTTHEDLLAVVYLSANRIAPAYQGLELGIGDASIINALSEAYGSGKSEVKTQYKDLGDLGLVAKVSRSSHNMIRRRPNPLTVANVLKTFRLIAKESGKDSQMKKKNHIKALLLAATDCEPQYLIRLLQAKLRIGFSEQTLLAALGQAAIFNEXQSTPSPSIQSRLEEAVKIVKQVYSVLPDYGVWDLQKTCNFTVVVPVGPMQANPTKGVSKIVQKFQDTEYTCEYKYDGERAQIHYLEDGSVTSVEIYSRNAEXNTGKFPDVVAAVLKQSSVRSFVLDCELVAYDREKQKILPFQILSTRARKNVVMSEIKVDVCIYAFDILYHNGRPLIQEELKVRRECLYGSFEEEAGYFQFATAITSNDNQIQKFFDASVDGSCEGLIIKTLNKDATYEPSKRSLNWLKLKKDYVDGIGDSLDFGTYCSFSLPGKRTGVYGAFLLACYDNSNEEFQSICKIGTGFSEAMLEERSASLRSEVIPQPKSYYRYSDTISPDVWFEPTEVWEVKAADLTISPVHRAAVGIVDLDKGISLRFPRLVRVREDKTPEQASSSXQVADIYTAQSRNHKIRTFIL, from the exons atgtataaaatacaaaaaatacaaaaaataggCGCGAAAATTAAACCATCAATGTCGTCTGGTCGTTGTGCCACAAGTCTCCCAACCCTACCTCTAAACATGTCTTCTCGCCCTACTGCTTTCGAAGCTCTCATGGCTGGCGCTCGAGCGGCAACCAAGATGAAAACGCAGTCGTCTGACCCTAAGAAACGGAAAGCTGTTGATTCAAATCCCCCGCCAAAACCCGATTCGCCGCCAAATTCGGTTGGTTCTCGGGAAGCGGGGGCGGCGGCTCCGGCTGCCAAGAGAGCTTGTTTTAGGTGGGCTTTAAGGAGCAGCGGCAGCGTtgaggaagaggaggaggaggaggaggaggaggaggaggaggagaggaGGGGGGTTTCGGAACTGAAGAGTAAAATCACTGAATTGAAGAAGAAGGCTTGGGATTTCAAACCGGAATCGGTTGCCAGTTGTTGGAAACACAGACAGAGCGAGAGTGAGAGAGTGCCATTCCTGTTCCTTTCTTTGGCTTTCGATTTGATTGCTAACGAGACGCGACGGATTGTGATTACGGATATAGTGTGTAACATGTTGAGGACTGTCAGGcataccaccaccaccaccaccacgcATGAGGATCTATTGGCCGTTGTTTATCTTTCGGCCAATCGGATTGCCCCTGCTTACCAAGGTTTGGAGCTAGGAATTGGGGATGCTTCAATCATTAACGCGCTTTCTGAAGCTTATGGGAGTGGTAAATCCGAGGTTAAAACACAATACAAG GATCTGGGAGATTTGGGTCTTGTTGCAAAAGTAAGTCGTTCATCGCACAATATGATTCGTAGGCGCCCTAATCCATTAACTGTTGCTAACGTTCTCAAAACATTCCGTCTCATCGCCAAG GAATCTGGGAAGGATAgtcaaatgaagaagaagaaccatATCAAGGCACTTCTCCTCGCAGCCACTGACTGTGAACCCCAATATTTGATTCGTTTGCTTCAG GCTAAGTTGCGAATTGGATTCTCAGAGCAAACTCTGTTGGCTGCTTTGGGACAAGCTGCTATATTTAATG ACCAATCTACCCCATCTCCTAGTATTCAGTCTCGTCTAGAAGAG GCTGTAAAGATTGTTAAACAGGTGTACTCTGTGCTTCCAGATTATGGTGTATGGGATCTTCAGAAGACTTGTAACTTTACTGTAGTTGTTCCTGTTGGACCTATGCAAGCAAATCCAACTAAGGGGGTATCTAAGATTGTACAAAAGTTCCAGGACACAGAATATACCTGTGAATACAAATATGATGGAGAACGTGCTCAG ATACATTACTTGGAGGATGGTTCAGTGACTTCAGTTGAGATATATAGTAGAAATGCTGAATGAAATACTGGAAAGTTTCCTGATGTTGTTGCCGCAGT GTTAAAGCAGTCATCTGTCAGGTCATTTGTTCTGGATTGCGAGCTGGTTGCTTATGACcgtgaaaaacagaaaattctGCCCTTCCAG ATACTCAGTACTCGAGCTCGGAAAAACGTGGTTATGAGTGAGATTAAGGTTGATGTTTGCATATATGCATTTGATATT TTGTATCATAATGGTCGACCACTTATTCAGGAAGAACTCAAAGTTCGGAGAGAG TGTCTTTATGGGTCTTTTGAAGAAGAAGCCGGATATTTTCAGTTTGCTACAGCAATAACTTCTAACGATAATCAAATACAGAAGTTTTTTGATGCTTCTGTTGATGGAAG TTGTGAGGGTTTGATTATCAAGACTTTGAATAAAGATGCTACATATGAACCTTCCAAGCGATCCCTAAACTGGCTGAAATTGAAGAAAGACTATGTGGACGG TATAGGGGATTCACTGGATTTTGGTACCTATTGCAGCTTTTCATTGCCGGGAAAACGTACAG GCGTCTATGGTGCCTTTCTTCTGGCTTGTTATGACAACAGTAACGAAGAGTTCCAAAGCATTTGTAAAATAG GTACTGGATTTTCTGAAGCAATGCTTGAAGAACGTTCTGCTAGCCTCCGATCTGAAGTGATTCCTCAAccaaaa TCGTACTATCGGTATTCAGATACCATTAGTCCAGATGTGTGGTTTGAACCCACTGAG GTTTGGGAGGTGAAAGCTGCAGACTTGACTATCAGCCCAGTTCATCGTGCTGCAGTCGGCATAGTAGATCTAGATAAG GGTATTTCCCTTCGATTTCCACGACTTGTTCGTGTTCGGGAAGACAAGACTCCAGAGCAAGCCTCATCGTCTTAACAG GTTGCCGATATATATACTGCTCAAAGTCGCAACCACAAAATCAGGACGTTCATATTGTAA
- the LOC107417110 gene encoding uncharacterized protein At5g39865: protein MGCVSSNLLHHDDEFTQLGSSALSHHIVSLKSSTYGLLTLDPPPPPNHPTTPPTPPSRFTLGSIFPTPLSEPKSLWSEPRPPRTDPEVINSWELMAGLDADSFRFSPIPPPKPFAVRDPIAAAGADKENSNPNRNLKPLNDDVLRPPSKRNLLLLDRFENICPSSGENRVVVYTTTLRGVRSTFEACNAVRSALQASGVTVCERDVSMDRGFRDELRELMRGKGKETLVPPRVFVKGRYIGGAEEVLKIAEEGLLGEILEGLPKRRTGSVCEGCGDVRFLPCFRCNGSCKMVMAVKEEMGQKQGGAAVVVRCPDCNENGLVLCPICS from the coding sequence atgggttgtGTTTCTTCCAATCTTCTCCACCATGACGACGAGTTCACTCAGCTGGGTAGCTCAGCACTGAGTCACCACATCGTCTCGCTCAAATCATCAACCTATGGCCTCCTCACTCTCGACCCACCTCCACCTCCAAACCATCCCACTACCCCACCAACCCCACCTTCTCGTTTCACTCTCGGCTCCATCTTCCCAACCCCATTATCCGAACCCAAATCCCTTTGGTCTGAACCCAGACCGCCCCGAACCGACCCGGAAGTCATTAACTCCTGGGAACTCATGGCCGGTCTTGACGCCGACAGTTTCCGATTCTCCCCAATCCCACCTCCCAAACCCTTCGCTGTTAGAGACCCAATCGCCGCCGCCGGCGCCGATAAAGAGAATTCGAACCCCAATCGGAATCTCAAACCGCTAAACGACGACGTATTGAGACCACCCTCGAAGAGGAATTTGCTGCTTCTGGATCGGTTCGAGAATATATGCCCGTCGAGTGGTGAAAACAGAGTTGTGGTCTATACGACGACGTTGCGAGGTGTTCGGAGTACCTTCGAGGCTTGCAATGCGGTTCGATCGGCTTTGCAAGCCTCCGGAGTTACGGTCTGCGAGCGTGACGTTTCGATGGATAGAGGGTTTAGAGATGAGCTTAGGGAATTGATGAGAGGGAAAGGCAAAGAAACTCTGGTTCCTCCGAGAGTGTTCGTCAAAGGGAGGTACATTGGTGGTGCTGAGGAGGTTTTGAAGATTGCTGAAGAGGGTCTTCTGGGTGAGATTCTTGAAGGATTGCCCAAAAGAAGAACTGGGTCTGTGTGCGAAGGTTGTGGGGATGTTAGATTTTTGCCATGTTTTCGATGCAATGGAAGCTGCAAGATGGTTATGGCGGTGAAAGAAGAAATGGGTCAGAAGCAAGGGGGTGCTGCTGTGGTTGTGAGATGTCCAGATTGCAATGAAAATGGTTTGGTTCTTTGCCCAATCTGTAGCTGA
- the LOC125422120 gene encoding phospholipase A1-IIgamma, which produces MSSIAQKWKELSGENDWEGLLDPLDIDLRRYLIQYGDKIQAVIDSFIDDKSSKNIGLPRYIKRHLFPRVGLVNGNPFDYEVKKYFYASTKDIKLEKGSVSLQPQSKPVAGYSNWMGYIAVSSDTGSLALGRRDILVVIRGTLMDIEWNIDFQFQLVSASDILGTEYDPRVQQGWYTYYTTADPGSTYNSTSMRDQILSGVRELVDLYKDEEISITVTGHSMGGAFATLISTDIVYNGYNKPTDQPDNPCLVTAFLFASPPVGDPGFRRVFNSLDNIHALQVRNEKDEIPELPDRIEGYVHVGKKLVIDTTQSPYLKEKIISTENVLHDLQVYLHGIAGTQGSTGGFKLEVKRDLALINKKLDALKDEYNVGAEWWCVSNKGMIQMADGNWVVVLDREIDIEDDKP; this is translated from the exons ATGAGTAGCATAGCACAAAAATGGAAGGAACTGAGTGGAGAGAACGACTGGGAGGGTCTTTTGGATCCTCTGGACATCGATCTTCGCCGCTACCTCATTCAGTACGGTGACAAGATCCAAGCCGTCATCGATTCCTTCATCGACGACAAATCCTCGAAGAATATCGGCCTCCCTCGATACATAAAGAGACATCTCTTCCCCAGGGTTGGTTTGGTGAATGGAAATCCATTCGACTACGAGGTCAAGAAATATTTCTACGCCTCCACCAAAGACATTAAGTTGGAAAAAGGCTCGGTAAGCTTGCAGCCGCAGTCTAAGCCCGTCGCCGGGTACTCGAACTGGATGGGATACATCGCCGTGAGCTCCGATACCGGAAGCTTGGCTTTGGGAAGGAGAGACATTTTGGTTGTAATAAGGGGAACTCTTATGGATATAGAATGGAATATTGACTTTCAATTCCAACTTGTTTCAGCTTCTGATATACTTGGAACGGAATATGACCCTAGGGTTCAGCAAGGATGGTATACTTACTACACTACGGCTGATCCTGGATCAACCTATAATTCTACTAGCATGAGGGATCAG ATTCTAAGTGGAGTTAGAGAGTTGGTGGACTTGTACAAGGATGAGGAAATCAGCATTACAGTGACAGGCCACAGCATGGGAGGTGCATTTGCGACACTAATATCGACAGACATAGTATACAACGGATACAACAAGCCCACAGATCAGCCGGACAATCCCTGTCTGGTGACGGCGTTCTTGTTCGCAAGCCCACCGGTAGGAGATCCGGGCTTCAGAAGAGTCTTCAACAGTCTAGACAATATCCACGCTTTGCAAGTGAGGAACGAAAAGGACGAAATCCCGGAGCTTCCAGATCGGATAGAAGGTTACGTCCACGTGGGGAAGAAGCTGGTGATCGATACCACACAGTCGCCCTACTTGAAGGAAAAGATCATAAGCACTGAAAATGTTCTGCATGATCTGCAGGTTTACTTGCATGGAATTGCAGGGACTCAAGGCTCGACTGGTGGATTCAAACTGGAAGTGAAACGAGATCTGGCTCTTATAAACAAGAAGTTGGATGCTTTGAAAGATGAATACAATGTGGGTGCTGAATGGTGGTGTGTGAGTAACAAAGGCATGATTCAAATGGCTGATGGGAATTGGGTTGTTGTCTTGGACCGCGAGATCGATATTGAAGATGACAAACCTTAG
- the LOC132803505 gene encoding uncharacterized protein LOC132803505, with the protein TSTFCLHFLLQFPLSSALKIKPKKSLKKKKKGCVSSNLLHHDDEFTQLGSSALSHHIVSLKSSTYGLLTLDPPPPPNHPTTPPTPPSRFTLGSIFPTPLSEPKSLWSEPRPPRTDPEVINSWELMAGLDADSFRFSPIPPPKPFAVRDPIAAAGADKENSNPNRNLKPLNDDVLRPPSKRNLLLLDRFENICPSSGRKLVYNLYGVGFRDLLDYYLISGSLLFSN; encoded by the coding sequence ACCTCAACCTTTTGTCTTCACTTCCTTTTGCAGTTCCCGCTCTCTTCTGCTctgaaaatcaaaccaaaaaaatcactgaaaaaaaaaaaaaagggttgtgTTTCTTCCAATCTTCTCCACCATGACGACGAGTTCACTCAGCTGGGTAGCTCAGCACTGAGTCATCACATCGTCTCGCTCAAATCATCAACCTATGGCCTCCTCACCCTCGACCCACCTCCACCTCCAAACCATCCCACTACCCCACCAACCCCACCTTCTCGTTTCACTCTCGGCTCCATCTTCCCAACCCCATTATCCGAACCCAAATCCCTTTGGTCCGAACCCAGACCTCCCCGAACCGACCCGGAAGTCATTAACTCCTGGGAACTCATGGCCGGTCTCGACGCCGACAGTTTCCGATTCTCCCCAATCCCACCTCCCAAACCCTTCGCTGTTAGAGACCCAATCGCCGCCGCCGGCGCCGATAAAGAGAATTCGAACCCCAATCGGAATCTCAAACCGCTAAACGACGACGTATTGAGACCACCCTCGAAGAGGAATTTGCTGCTTCTGGATCGGTTCGAGAATATATGCCCGTCGAGTGGTAGGAAACTAGTTTACAACTTATATGGAGTTGGTTTCAGGGACCTACtagattattatttgatttctgGGTCCCTTTTATTTAgtaattaa
- the LOC107417090 gene encoding phospholipase A1-IIgamma, with protein sequence MSSIAQKWKELSGENDWEGILDPLDIDLRRYLIQYGDKIQAVIDSFIDDKSSKNIGLPRYIKRHLFPRVGLVNGNPFDYEVKKYFYASTKDIKLEKGSVSLQPQSKPVAGYSNWMGYIAVSSDTGSLALGRRDILVVIRGTLMDIEWNIDFQFQLVSASDILGTEYDPKVQQGWYTYYTTADPGSTYNSTSMRDQILSGVRELVDLYKDEEISITVTGHSMGGAFATLISTDIVYNGYNKPTDQPDNPCQVTAFLFASPPVGDPGFRRVFNSLDNIHALQVRNEKDEIPELPDRIEGYVHVGKKLVIDTTQSPYLKEKIISTENVLHDLQVYLHGIAGTQGSTGGFKLEVKRDLALINKKLDALKDEYNVGAEWWCVSNKGMIQMADGNWVVVLDREIDIEDDKP encoded by the exons ATGAGTAGCATAGCACAAAAATGGAAGGAACTGAGTGGAGAGAACGACTGGGAGGGTATTTTGGATCCTCTGGACATCGATCTTCGCCGCTACCTCATTCAGTACGGTGACAAGATCCAAGCCGTCATCGATTCCTTCATCGACGACAAATCCTCGAAGAATATCGGCCTCCCTCGATACATAAAGAGACATCTCTTCCCCAGGGTTGGTTTGGTGAATGGAAATCCATTCGACTACGAGGTCAAGAAATATTTCTACGCCTCCACCAAAGACATTAAGTTGGAAAAAGGCTCGGTAAGCTTGCAGCCGCAGTCTAAGCCCGTCGCCGGGTATTCGAACTGGATGGGATACATCGCCGTGAGCTCCGATACCGGAAGCTTGGCCTTGGGAAGGAGAGACATTTTGGTTGTAATAAGGGGAACTCTTATGGATATAGAATGGAATATTGACTTTCAATTCCAACTTGTTTCAGCTTCGGATATACTTGGAACGGAATATGACCCTAAAGTTCAACAAGGATGGTATACTTACTACACTACGGCTGATCCTGGATCAACCTATAATTCTACTAGCATGAGGGATCAG ATTCTAAGTGGAGTTAGAGAGTTGGTGGACTTGTACAAGGATGAGGAAATCAGCATTACAGTGACAGGCCACAGCATGGGAGGTGCATTTGCGACACTAATATCGACAGACATAGTATACAACGGATACAACAAGCCCACAGATCAGCCGGACAATCCCTGTCAGGTGACGGCGTTCTTGTTCGCCAGCCCACCGGTGGGAGATCCGGGCTTCAGAAGAGTCTTCAACAGTCTAGACAATATCCACGCTTTGCAAGTGAGGAACGAAAAGGACGAAATCCCGGAGCTTCCAGATCGGATAGAAGGTTACGTCCACGTGGGGAAGAAGCTGGTGATCGATACCACACAGTCGCCCTACTTGAAGGAAAAGATCATAAGCACTGAAAATGTTCTGCATGATCTGCAGGTTTACTTGCATGGAATTGCAGGGACTCAAGGCTCGACTGGTGGATTCAAACTGGAAGTGAAACGAGATCTGGCTCTTATAAACAAGAAGTTGGATGCTTTGAAAGATGAATACAATGTGGGTGCTGAATGGTGGTGTGTGAGTAACAAAGGCATGATTCAAATGGCTGATGGGAATTGGGTTGTTGTCTTGGACCGCGAGATCGATATTGAAGATGACAAACCTTAG